Proteins from a genomic interval of Benincasa hispida cultivar B227 chromosome 7, ASM972705v1, whole genome shotgun sequence:
- the LOC120082159 gene encoding probable leucine-rich repeat receptor-like protein kinase At1g68400 — protein sequence MAASTLLSHLALYVCLLHFTCLYASSNLDLDALMAFKAASDKGNKLTTWNSTSNPCAWDGVSCLRNRVSRLVLENLDLTGSIGPLTALTQLRVLSLKRNRLSGPIPDLSNFKALKLVFLSYNAFSGDFPASFLSLFRLYRLDLSHNNLTGEIPASVNRLTHLLTLRLEDNRFSGPILELNLPNLQDFNISANRLSGEIPKSLSVFPESSFGQNMGLCGSPLQSCKGIVSNPTEPGSEGAIASPITPPRNLTVSSSPTSLPGVAAETKPENTHHHGTGKIGSLALIAIILGDVLVLALVSLLLYCYFWKNSADKARDGKGSKLLESEKIVYSSSPYPAQAGTERGRMVFFEGVKRFELEDLLRASAEMLGKGGFGTSYKAILDDGNVVAVKRLKDAQVGGKREFEQHMEVLGRLRHANIVSLRAYYFAREEKLLVYDYMPNGSLFWLLHGNRGPGRTPLDWTTRLKIAAGAARGLAFIHNSCKSLKLAHGNIKSTNVLLDQSGNARVSDFGLSLFTPPSTPRSNGYRAPECGEGRKLTQKSDVYSFGVLLLELLTGKCPSVVENGGPGGGGYGSVLDLPRWVQSVVREEWTAEVFDLELMRYKDIEEEMVGLLQIALACTSALPDQRPKMNHVVKMIDELRGVEVSPFHEGSDSVTESPSVSEGTCGGGASQ from the exons ATGGCGGCGTCTACTCTGCTGTCGCATTTAGCTCTATATGTCTGTTTACTCCACTTTACATGTCTTTATGCCTCTTCGAACCTAGATTTAGACGCTTTAATGGCGTTCAAAGCAGCGTCTGATAAAGGGAATAAGCTCACTACATGGAACTCTACCTCTAACCCATGTGCTTGGGATGGAGTTTCTTGCCTCAGAAACAGGGTCTCGAGGTTGGTTCTTGAGAATCTTGATCTTACAGGCTCTATCGGACCTCTTACTGCTTTGACTCAGTTACGAGTGCTGAGCCTCAAGCGGAACCGTCTCTCTGGTCCCATTCCCGATCTCTCCAACTTCAAAGCTCTCAAACTTGTGTTTCTTTCGTACAATGCATTTTCCGGTGACTTCCCGGCTTCTTTTTTGTCCCTCTTCAGGCTTTACCGTCTCGATCTCTCTCACAATAACCTGACCGGAGAGATACCGGCTTCTGTTAACCGTTTGACTCATCTTCTCACTCTCCGCCTCGAAGATAACCGGTTTTCTGGTCCCATTTTGGAACTGAACCTGCCGAATCTTCAGGACTTTAATATTTCAGCAAACCGTCTCTCCGGTGAAATCCCCAAATCGTTGTCGGTATTTCCTGAGTCATCTTTCGGCCAGAACATGGGTTTGTGTGGATCTCCTCTTCAGAGCTGCAAGGGCATTGTCAGTAACCCGACGGAACCCGGATCCGAAGGAGCAATTGCCTCGCCCATTACACCGCCGCGGAACCTCACGGTTTCATCTTCTCCGACTTCCCTTCCCGGAGTTGCAGCCGAAACAAAGCCGGAAAATACCCACCACCACGGCACGGGAAAGATAGGTTCTCTAGCCCTAATCGCCATAATTCTCGGTGACGTTTTGGTGTTAGCGTTGGTATCGCTACTTCTCTACTGTTATTTCTGGAAAAACTCTGCTGACAAAGCCCGAGACGGGAAGGGCTCGAAGCTTCTGGAGAGCGAGAAGATTGTTTACTCTTCTAGTCCATATCCGGCTCAGGCCGGAACTGAGAGAGGCCGAATGGTGTTCTTCGAGGGAGTAAAAAGGTTCGAGCTCGAAGATTTGCTTCGAGCCTCCGCGGAAATGCTCGGTAAAGGTGGGTTCGGAACTTCGTACAAGGCGATTCTCGACGACGGCAATGTGGTGGCGGTGAAACGGCTGAAAGATGCGCAGGTTGGAGGGAAACGAGAGTTTGAGCAGCACATGGAAGTATTGGGAAGGTTGAGACATGCGAATATTGTAAGCTTGAGAGCTTACTATTTTGCGAGAGAGGAGAAGTTATTGGTATATGATTACATGCCCAATGGCAGCTTGTTCTGGCTTCTTCACG GGAACAGAGGCCCTGGACGGACGCCGTTGGATTGGACGACGAGGTTGAAGATTGCCGCCGGAGCCGCTAGAGGATTGGCTTTCATTCACAATTCCTGCAAGTCCCTCAAGCTCGCACATGGCAATATTAAATCCACCAACGTTCTTTTGGACCAATCGGGAAATGCTCGAGTCTCTGATTTCGGACTGTCACTTTTCACTCCCCCTTCCACTCCTCGATCCAATGGCTACCGAGCGCCGGAGTGCGGTGAGGGCCGGAAACTGACACAGAAATCCGACGTGTATTCGTTTGGGGTTCTTCTCCTTGAGTTGCTGACCGGAAAGTGCCCCTCCGTTGTGGAAAATGGCGGGCCGGGAGGCGGTGGATACGGTAGCGTGTTGGATTTGCCACGATGGGTTCAATCGGTGGTGCGAGAGGAGTGGACGGCGGAGGTTTTTGATTTGGAGCTGATGAGATACAAAGACATTGAAGAGGAAATGGTGGGGCTTCTGCAGATCGCGTTGGCTTGTACATCGGCTTTGCCAGATCAACGGCCGAAGATGAACCATGTGGTGAAGATGATCGACGAGCTCCGTGGGGTGGAGGTGTCGCCATTCCATGAGGGGTCTGACTCGGTGACGGAATCACCGTCGGTGTCGGAGGGCACTTGCGGTGGAGGAGCTAGTCAGTAA